GCCTCGCGCCCGTGAAGGCCGCGGTGCTCCCGCTGTCGCGCAACGAACGGCTCTCGCCGCTCGCTCGCGAGGTCGCGGCATCCCTTCGGCAGAACTGGAACGTCGACTTCGACGACGCGGGCGCCATCGGGCGCCGCTACCGTCGCCAAGACGAGATCGGCACGCCGTTCTGCATCACCGTCGACTTCGACTCGCTCGATGACAACGCGGTGACGGTGCGCGACCGCGACACCATGCAGCAGGAGCGCGTGCCGCTCGCCGAGCTGCAGGGATACCTCGCGTCGCGACTCGTCGGCGCGTAGTCCTCGCGACGCCGTCGCTCTCCATCCCGTCCGCATTCCGTAAGGTCTGCGCCGGGTCTGTGCTCGCACGCTTGGTTAGCGTGAGAGGAGCAGAGTCGCAGTGACTCGCGAATCGAGGTGGAGATGCTGCAGCAGGCACGAACGACCGGCGCGATGATCGCGATCGCGCTCGCCGCATTCACGCTCGCAGGGTGTGCCGGCGGCACCGAGGCTCCGACCACGACGGCGCCGATGACGGAATCGCCGATGACCGACGAGCCCATGACCGACGAGCCCGCAGCTGAGCCCACAGCTGAGCCGACCGAGGAGCCGGCGGCGGATGCCCCGGGCGCCTACGTCGACTACACCGACGATGTCATCGCGACGACCGCCGGCCGGAAGGTGCTGTTCTTCCACGCGAGCTGGTGCCCGCAGTGTCGTACCCTCGATGAGGAGCTGCGCACCCAGGGTGTGCCCGACGGGCTCACCGTCATCAAGGTCGACTACGACAGCATGACCGAGTTGCGCCAGCGCTACGGCGTCACCCTGCAGACGACCGTCGTCTACGTCGATGACGCCGGCGAGATGCTCTCGAGCGCCGTGATCTACGACGAGCCGTCGGTCGCCTCGCTCGTCGCCGCCGGCCCGTGACCGCCTCGCTTGCCCTCGCCCTCGCCGCCGGCGTGCTGACGGTCGCCGCCCCGTGCGTGCTGCCGCTCCTGCCCGTGATCATCGGCGGATCGATCGTGCGCGACGGCGACGAGCGGCGTGCCCAGTGGCGGCCCTTCGTCATCGCGGGCTCGCTCGCGGTGAGCGTCGTGGTCTTCACCCTGCTGCTGAAGGCGACGACCGCGCTGCTCGGCATTCCCCCGCAGGTCTGGCAGGTGATCGCCGGCGGCATCATCATCCTGCTCGGCGTCGACCTCATCTTCCCCGTGCTCTGGGATCGGCTCTCGAGCGCGCTCCGCCTGCAGTCGCGCAGTGGAGAGATGCTCGATCGATCGGTGCGCCGGCAGAGCGTGGCCGGCGACATCCTCACCGGTGCGGCGCTCGGGCCGGTGTTCAGCAGTTGCAGCCCCACCTACGCCCTCATCGTCGCGGCGGTGCTGCCCGTCTCGTTCGGCGAGGGGCTCGGCTACGTCGTGGCCTACGCGGTCGGCCTCGCCGGAATGCTGCTGCTCATCGCGCTCCTCGGGCGCGCCTTCGTGCGCCGGCTCGGCTGGCTCGCGAACCCGAACGGGTGGTTCCGGCGCACCATCGGCGTCGTGTTCATCCTCGTCGGCGTCGCGGTCGTCGCGGGCCTTGACAAGCAACTGCAGACGCTCATCCTCGATCTCGGCTGGTACGAGCCGATCGCACGCCTCGAGGAGTTCCTCGGCTTCAGCTGAGTCGTTCGGCGGTTGCGCTATCGGGCGGCCTCCGCGGTCCACTCGCGCCGCAAGATGCCGTAGACCGCCGTGTCCTCCCACTCGCCGTAGTGGTACTCCTCTTCGAGCATCGTTCCCTCGCGGCGCATTCCGAGGCGCTCGCAGAGCGCCGCCGAGGCGAGGTTGCGTGAAGCGAGCAGGGCTTGAACGCGGTGCGCCCTGAGCGACTCGAACGCGAATCGCAGCACCTCGCGCGCGCCCTCGAACGCAAGGCCGCGGCCCTGGAAGGCGGGATGCACGACCCATCCGATCTCGAGCTGCGCATGCTCCGCACTCGACACGCGCAACATCAGGTCGCCGATGACGCGGTCGCCCTTGGTACCTTCGCGCGAGAACGACAGCGATGGCTCACCCACGAGCACCATCGCGAAGATCAGTGCGTCATCGTCGTCGGCGATGGTGCGCCACGCGGCGCGCTTCTCGGTGTGCTGCCGGCCCTCTTCGCGGTCGCGCTCCGGCCACGGGATGAACCGCAGCACCTCGGGCAGTCGCTGGTACTCGTAGACGTCGTCGGCGTCGCTCGGCAGGAGCGGTCGGAGCACCATGCGCTCGGTGCGAAGCGGCGTCGCGTCGAGATGCGTCGCGTCGTACGGCACGGCGAGGGCGGGCGGCCCGTCGGCTGCCGCGAGGTTCGTGCGCTCATCATCCACGTCATTCACTGCAGGCCCGGCCGTCTCGTGCACGTCTACAAATCTACTGAGTCCACGAGCGGATGCCGCAGCGAAACGATCACACGACGGACCGAGACTCAGGACGCGTCGGCCGCCCCGGTCGCGGACTGCGGTCGCGAAACCTCGGACACCGCGGCATCCGGCGTCACACCGAAGACCGCCGCGACACCGTCGACCCACGCGCGCTGCTCGCCGGCACGCGCGTGCTCGCGGGAGCGCACCATCGGGGTGTGCAGCAGCACGCCGGCCAGGTGGCGGAGCGCGGCCTCGGTGCGGCCGTCTTCGTCGCCACGGGC
The Agromyces albus DNA segment above includes these coding regions:
- a CDS encoding thioredoxin encodes the protein MLQQARTTGAMIAIALAAFTLAGCAGGTEAPTTTAPMTESPMTDEPMTDEPAAEPTAEPTEEPAADAPGAYVDYTDDVIATTAGRKVLFFHASWCPQCRTLDEELRTQGVPDGLTVIKVDYDSMTELRQRYGVTLQTTVVYVDDAGEMLSSAVIYDEPSVASLVAAGP
- a CDS encoding cytochrome c biogenesis CcdA family protein — encoded protein: MTASLALALAAGVLTVAAPCVLPLLPVIIGGSIVRDGDERRAQWRPFVIAGSLAVSVVVFTLLLKATTALLGIPPQVWQVIAGGIIILLGVDLIFPVLWDRLSSALRLQSRSGEMLDRSVRRQSVAGDILTGAALGPVFSSCSPTYALIVAAVLPVSFGEGLGYVVAYAVGLAGMLLLIALLGRAFVRRLGWLANPNGWFRRTIGVVFILVGVAVVAGLDKQLQTLILDLGWYEPIARLEEFLGFS
- a CDS encoding GNAT family N-acetyltransferase, with protein sequence MHETAGPAVNDVDDERTNLAAADGPPALAVPYDATHLDATPLRTERMVLRPLLPSDADDVYEYQRLPEVLRFIPWPERDREEGRQHTEKRAAWRTIADDDDALIFAMVLVGEPSLSFSREGTKGDRVIGDLMLRVSSAEHAQLEIGWVVHPAFQGRGLAFEGAREVLRFAFESLRAHRVQALLASRNLASAALCERLGMRREGTMLEEEYHYGEWEDTAVYGILRREWTAEAAR